The sequence below is a genomic window from Deltaproteobacteria bacterium.
CTGCCGCCCCTTCGATCTCGCGGGTGGCAAGCCAGCCGCGATAAAAGGGCCCGGCCAACTTCTCGATGCCGGCGCCGCAGGGCTCCACCGTCGGCAGCCCGCGGCGGCGCAGCTCGACGGTGATTGCCAACTCGCGGAAAGGCCGGGGCGGCCAGGTAAAAAAACAGCCGCCGGTGATAAACCCTAACGCGCCGCCGTGCAGATAGCGGCGCACGAGGGCGTTGCCGCCGTCCGGTAGTTTGATGGCGCGCAGCGGCGCGCGCCCGTGATAAAGGGCCGCGCCATCGCTTGGCGAAGAAACGGCTGCCGGATCATCGGCATAAAACACTTCCGCCAAGCCCGCGCGCACAAGCCATCGTTGCCGCCCTCGCTCGATCTTTGCAAAACCCTCGGGAACATTGCCCCAACGCCAACCGTCGGCGGTCATGTGCTTTAGACGGACAGAAACTCTGGTGTGAACGGTTGCGCCGGCGCCGCGCCTTCGCGCGCCTGCCGGTCCATTAACTTTCGCACCGCGGCAAGCACAAGGGCGGGTTCAATCAACCGCACGCAATCGGCGCTGCCCAGCGGACAACGCCGCCCGCCGTGGGCACTGCACGGGCGACAGTGGAGTCTCTTTTCAACCACGATGGCGTTGGAAGAGTACGGATAAAAGCCCAGGTCCGGCGTCGTCGCGCAAAAGATCGCCACTGTGGGAATATTTCGAGCGACGGCAATGTGCATCGGGCCGCTATCGTTGGTTATGAACAATTTACAAAAGCTTATCGCCGCCGGCAGCTCAGTGAGTGAAAATACGCCGGCGCTGTTGATCAGCTTTGCCTGGCAAAGCGCGGCTATATGCGTTGCCGTTTCGCGGTCTTCGGGCCCGCCAAAAATAATCGCCTGGCAGTGGTATTCCCGGCAGGCTTGCTCGACCACCTGGGCAAAGCCTGCGGCTGACCAGCGCTTCATCGGCCACACCGAACCCGGGTTGATGCCAATGGCCGGCAAGCTCGAATCGTAACCAAGCCCGGCCAATTTCGCTGCGACTTTTTCCCGCAGGTTTTCGCCGACTGGCAGATGCAGTGCTTGGCGGCAATCTTCGGGTTTGATTCCGAGGGGCGTTAAAACGGCAAGATTGCGCACGACGTCATGCTGCGCTGGGTCGCGCTGCGCGCGGGCGTGAAACAAGAACCAGCCCGCGCTTTGCGCGAAACCAACGCGATGGGGAATCTGCGCCAACCACAAGAGCAGCGCGGTGCGCAGCGACTTGTGCGGCGTCATGGCCAAGCTGAAGGATTTTTCTTTGAGCTGCTGCGCCTGACGGCGCAGACCGGATAAGCCGCGGTCGGCGCGCCGCTTATCATCGACGATCAGCTCATCAATGGCGGGATGGTTTTGCAGAATATCGTAGCCGGCAGGGTTGCATAGCACGGCCAGATGGGCCGCCGGAAAGCGCCGCTTGATTTCAGCGATCAGCGGCAAGGTGAGCACCGTATCGCCCAGAAAACTGGTTTGCACCAGCAAGACCCTTTGCCAAAGGGCATCGGCCATCGCTACAGCGCCAGCGCTTCGTCGATCAACATCACCGGAATGTCATCTTTGATCGGGTAGACTAGTTTGCAAGCCTTGCAGGTCAAGCCGTCGTTCTTATCGTTGAGTTGAATATCTCCCTTGCACTTGGGGCAGGCTAAGATATCCAACAGATCTTTTTGAATCGCCATTGACACCCTCTCCTCACGAAACATTAATCGTTGCTCAAGCTTGAAATGGCACCGCCGCATCGCGGCCGCGCCGGTAGGCGCGCTGGCTCTGCACCGGATCGCGATTGACAAACGGCCGATGAAACATCGGGTGATGCATGCTGCGCACTTCATGCTCTAGAAAGAACACCGCTTCGCCGCTATCGAGATCGACGATGTTTTTGAAGCGAAACTGATGGTTGCGCACGTCCTCAGAGATCAAACCGCGCTGCTGTAATAAGCCGTAGGGGCTGGAAAAATTGGCGACATAAATGGCGATGTGGTGACCATCGTAGGCCGGCAGATCTTCGCTGGTTTCGCGAAAGAGCACGGACTGATGCCGGCCGATCCTGACGCGGCCGAGGGCCGCACCGTTCTGCCGTTCCACCGCCCCCGGCGCGCCGAACACTTTGTCGTAAAAATTGACGATGGCAGCGGCACAACCCCGCCGCACCAAAAACTCCACCGCCGGCATGCCCAGCGCCATGTCGCCGAATTCGCGCCCAGCTTGGTAGCAGCGAAAACGATTGCCCCAGGGGCAAGTCACGGCGACAAAGCCGTCCTGCGCTGACCAAGCAAACTTGGTTCCGGCTAAGCCTTTTTCCACCGCCGCCAGGTTGGCTTTGAGCAGATCCAGATTGGGCATCACCAGCACCATATGGCCAGGCACCACTTGGGCAGCGCGCGTCGGCAAATGGAACTGCTGCTCGCCGACGTTGACCCACATATTGTTCAAGCCCACGGTCAGATACGGATCGCGCGTCAACCCGAGACCCACCACATAGAACAGCGTCGCCAGCGCCTGATCGGGCACTTGCACATTGACATGTTCGAGCGCGACGATGTTGCCGACATCTTCCTCTGAATAGGCTGCCATGGCGAACCTCCTAAGAGTATTCTCGCGGACGTTTACTCGTAGCCTAAAGTTTGAACCCACTCCCACTGTCGCGTCAAGCCTTCGTGCAGATCGACCTTGGGCGCGTAACCGAGCTTGCGGCGCGCCGCCTCGATGCTCGCGCTGGTGTGGCGCACATCGCCGCGCTGGCGATCGTGACGCTTGAGATTGGCCTTGCGGCCGGCAATCGATTCGGCCAACGCGATCGCCTTCAACAGGCTGGTCTCGCTGCCCCCGCCCAAATTGAAAACCTCACCGACGCCGGGATAGAGCGCTGCGCCGATAACGCCATCGAGGATATCCAAACAGAAAGTGAAATCGCGCGTCTGCTCACCATCGTCAAACAAAGGAATCTCTTCGCCGCGCAATAGACCGCGCAGAAATATGTGAAAGAACATATCCGAGCGCTGGCGCGGCCCATAAACCGTAAAAAACCGCAGCGCCACCGTCGGCACGCCATAGGCCTTAGAATAGAGATGGCAAAGGTGCTCGGCCGCAAGCTTGGTGACACCATAGGGCGAAACCGGCCGGGTCTGGCCGTCCTCGCGCATGGGCAAATCCTTGGTATCGCCGTACACCGAGGAGGTCGACGCGTATACGAACTTGCGCAGCTTGGCGTCCTTGGCCGCTTCCAATAGGAGCTGCGTGGCTTGAATATTGTTTTCGGTGTAACGGCCAAACTCGCTACCCCAACTCGAGCGCACCCCGGGCTGGCCAGCGAGGTGAAACAAGTAATCGACGCCCCGCAGCGCCTGCTTCAAATCTGCTGTGAGGAGATCCTGCTCGTGGAAAACGAACTGTGGCCGCTCGCGCAAAGAGGCCAGATTCGCTTCTTTGTAGCGCCGTGGATAGTTGTCGAGAAACTTGTCGTAGCCGACCACTTGGTGACCCAGCTCAATGAGCTTCTCAGCCAAATGGGAGCCGACAAAGCCCGCAGCACCGGTGATGAGAGACTTCACGTGCAACCCCGTTGCGACGATCGAGTAGCTGGCGCGAGTTTACGCTGCTTTGCTGCCGCGCGGCAATGCCGGCAAGCGTCCGACCACCGAATCGATCAGCCTGTCCCCCTCTTCGATCTGCATCACCACCCGCAGAGCCATCAGCTTGCCCCGCGGAAACGGATATTTGGCGAGTTTCACCAGGTCTTTCTCGGTGGTCACGATGAGATCGACCTGGCGCGCCGCGCGATTGATATCCTGCCAGTCGCGCGAGGAGTAATCGTGGTGATCTTCATATTCGATCGTATCCGAGATTTCGCCGCCGGCATCATGGAGCGTGCGAAAGAAACTATCGGGATGAGCGATACCGACCACGGCGAGAATTTTGCTGTTGAATAGATGACTCAAGGGGTACTCCACCCAGCGGTTCGATTCGATGGCACCCAGCGCGATGGCGTGAATGGAACCGTAAAACGGTTCCGCATTTTTGACCTTGTGCAGGGTGGCGCCCCAGCGTGCATCACCGCCGGTGACGACCACAAAATCGGCGCGGCGCGCGGCGCGCGCCGGCTCGCGAAATGGGCCTGCGGGCAAGAGCACTCCCGAAACATCACTACCCAACAATACAATATCTAAATCGCGCTTGAGCTGGCGGTGTTGAAAGCCATCGTCGAGAATGTACAGATCAACTTCTCGCTCCGTGGCCAAGTGCTGCGCGGCCGCATAGCGGTCCGGCGCCACCGCCACCGTTTGGCCGTAAAGCCGAGCCATCATGAACGGCTCGTCGCCGGCGGCGGCAACCTCTTTGGCGTCGTCGGAATAAAGACTGCCACTGACCAGCGGCGCAACCACAACCACGCCCTCGTGTTTGCGTTTGTAGCCACGGCTTAAGATGGCAACTCTGAAGCCCCGCTGCTGCAACGCCTGGGCGAGCCAGATACTGCTGGGGGTTTTCCCGGTGCCACCGACGGTGAGATTGCCAATGCTGATGACCGGTCGGTCGAGGCTCTTGGGTTTAAACAACTTCAGTGCATAGCAGCCGTTGCGCATCGCGACCCCTAGGCGGTAGAGATACGAGCAAGGCAAAAGCACCAGCCAAAGGAGCTTGCCGCGAATCCCCTTGCGCTCCCAAACCTCGGGCAGCCAGTCCGCTGTCATCGGATTTTCACCAACATATCGGCCCATCCCGCGTCATAGGCATCTATTGCAAGTAACGCTGCGCCAGCGCCATGCTTGCCGGCAGCACACCGCGGTCATCGGCGGCAAGCTCGGCGGCCCGCGCCCCGACTTCACGGCGCTTTGCCGGATCGGCCAACAAGTCAGCCAGCGCTTGGCGCAGTTCCACTCCGTTTTCCACTTGAATGCCAGCGCCGCGCCGCTTCATTTCTGCGGCAAGCTCACGAAAGTTATTTATGTGCGGACCGAATAGCACGGGTTTGCCGAAGCGCGCCGGCTCGAGCAGATTGTGGCCGCCGACGTCGACCAAACTGCCGCCGACAAAGGCGACGTCACCCATGGCGTAGAAGTCTGGCAAATCGCCAATGGTGTCGAGCAGCATGATCTCTTTGTCGAAGTGATTCTTCCCGTTGACGGTGCTTTTCTTGTCAAAAGACAAACCGGTCTGACGCACGAGATCTTCGACCTCGGCAAAGCGTTGCGGATGGCGCGGTGCCAGCACCAGACGGATCTGCGGAAAGTTCTGCTTGAGTAATTTGAAAACGTCCAGCAGCAAAGCCTCTTCACCGCGATGCGAGCTGCCAACCACCAGGTAAAGCGCGCCTGACTCTTCAGCGTCTTTATTCTGAGCCGGTTGTGCCGGTACGGCGTGCTTCAGATTGCCTGAAAGAAAAACTCGGCTTTCCAACGCCCCTAAAGCGATGACGCGCTCAGCATCGTCGCGGCTCTGCATGCCAAAGGCGGTGACGTAACCGAGCACTTGCGAAAAAAAACTGCGCAGCTTCGCGTAGCGGCGAAAGCTCCGCGCCGACATGCGGCCGCTCAAGATAACGATGGGGATGCCGCGACGGCTCGCCGCTCGTAGCAGATTCGGCCAGATCTCCGTTTCGAGGAGGATCAAGAGAGCCGGCTGAAATTTTTCCATGGCTCGGCGCACGATCCAGGCGTGGTCGAGCGGCAAGAACACGCAGCTGTCGGCAGCGCTCGCCTTTTGCGCCATCTGCTGGCCGGGTTCGGTAAACGTCGAAAACAGGATCGGCCGCTCTGGATGACTGCGTTTAAGCTCACGGGTCAAGGGCACCGCCGATAACACTTCGCCCACCGACGCAGCATGGACCCAGATCGGTCGCCCGGGCTGTACGGCGCGCAGCGCCTGCGCTGGGTAAAGCCCAAGCCGCTGCGCGAATCCAGCGCGATAGCGCCGCCCCGCCAGCACAAGCAGCGGCGCGAGCAGCAACCCGAGCCCGAGCGCTGCCGTGGTACCGAGCTGATAGAGAGCGAAGAGCGCACGCTGCCGCATATTTTCAGTGTATGGTCTCCACCGTCGTGGCCGACTCCTCTTCAAGAAGTTGCATGGAATAGAGCCGGCTATACTCGCTCTTGCGCGCCATCAAGTCGTCGTGGCTGCCTTCCTCGACAACGCGGCCGTCGACGATCACCACGATGCGGTCGGCTTTGCGAATCGTCGATAAGCGGTGCGCAATCACAAGTGTCGTGCGCGTCGTTATCAAGGTCTCCAGGGCATCTTGCACGACCCTTTCGCTCTCGACGTCCAGCGACGACGTCGCTTCGTCCAGGATCAAGATCGGCGCATCCTTGAGCAGCGCTCGGGCAATCGCAATACGTTGGCGCTGGCCGCCGGAAAGCTGCATGCCCATTTCGCCGATTTGGGAATCATAACCGTTGGCCAGCCCTTCAATGAATTCATGCGCATGAGCGGTTTTCGCCGCCCGGATCACATCCGCCATCGGCCGCGCCGGGTCGCCATAGGCAATGTTGTTGCGCACCGTGTCGTTGAACAAAAACGTGTGCTGCGACACGATGCCGATCTGCGCCCGCAGCGATCTCAAGGTCAAGTCGCGGACGTCGACACCGTCGATGGTAATCTTGCCGGCCGTCACGTCGTAGAAACGCGGAATCAGGTCAGCCAGCGTGCTCTTGCCCACGCCGCTCATGCCCACCAGGGCAACCATTTCCCCCGCCCGCACGGTCAAATTGATGTTGTTCAAAACCCGCTTCTCGCCGTAGCTAAAGTCGACGTTGTGAAAGACAATGGCGTCGCGAAACGGTTGCGCCGGCCGGGCGTCTTCCTTCTCTGTGACCTCCGTGCGCTGATCGAGAATTTCAAAAACCCGCTCAGCACCGGCAATCCCCTGCTGTACTAGCGTGTAAGTCTTGGTCAAGCTCTTGAACGGTTGATACATCAGAAACATCGCCGCCATGAATGCCATGAATTCGCCCTGGCTGCGCCCGCCGGCAATGACGCTCCAACCACCGTACCAGACCACCGAGCCGATGCCGAAGGAGGCCAACAACTCCATCGATGGCGCCACCGACGATTTGATGCGGCTGGCGCGCAGCGACTGTTTGAATAAGCGATAGTTCTCGTCGGTGAAGCGTTTGTTCTCGTACTCTTCCATACCGAAGGCTTTAACGATGCGATTGCCTTGGATGGTCTCCTGCAAAACCGAAGTCAGCGTGCCGCTGGAGATCTGCCCGCGTTTGGTAAAGCGCTTGATTTTCTTGCTCAGTCGAATCACTGGCAGCACCGATAACGGAAAAACCACAAATGCAATCGACGCCAGCACCCAGTCCTTCAGAAACGCCACCGTCACCAGCACAATCAACGAAGTCGAGTCTTTTAAGAAGGAGGCGATCGCATCGGTGAGCGCCGAGCGTAGCAAACCGACGTCGTTGTTGACCCGCGAGATCAACGTGCCGGTGGGGTGACGGTAAAAGAACGCCACCGAAAGGGTTTGCAGGTGGGCGTTGAGGGCGTTGCGGACATCGTTGATGATGCGCAACCCAACGTAGTCGCTCAGGTAGTGCTGACCGAAGTTCAGCACGCCGCGCACAGCAAAGACACCGACCACGAGCAAGGGCAAATAGGAAAGCGTGGATGCGTCTCTCTTGCCGAACACATCGTCCATCACATGCTGCACGAGAAAGGGAATCGCGCCGTCGGTGGCGCCATAGGCAAGCATGCAGATCATGGCGAGAACAAAGTACGGCCAGATGTAGGGTTTGAGGAAAGGTAGCAGCCGAAAATAAGTGCGCACAGTGTTTCTTTCTGTTTTGGATCTTAGGCCATCATCGCCACGGCGATGTCTGCCACTCGCTCCGAAGCGCCCGGCGCACCGAGTCTTTCCCGCAGCTTTTTCAAGCGCTCGATGATCGAAGCGCGTTTTGCGTCATCGTTTAAGATGGCTTGGCTTTCGGCGACGATGCGCGCGGGCGTCAGCTCACCCTGAATCAGCTCGGGGGCCAATTTTTCACCGGCAATTAGATTGACCATGCCGATGGCCTCGACCCGCACTAACAAACGGGCGAGCCAATAGGTCAGCCAAGACATGCGGTAGACAATGATCATCGGTTTCAACAGTAAGCCGGTTTCCAGCGTCGCGGTACCGGAAGCCACCCAAACCAAATCCGCCGCCCCTATCGCATCGTAGCGATCTTCGCTGACGATCCTGATCTTCGGCTCTTGGAAGTCTGACAGTTCGCCTAATTCCTCTTGGCCAATAGTGCTGGCACGCACGCAGAGAATCTGAACATCGGCCGCGCGATGAAGCTGCCGCGCCGCGGTCAGCATGGCGGGCAGATGGTTGGCCACTTCTTTGCGCCGGCTTCCGGGCAGCAATGCAATTATAAATTTCCCCGCTTCTAATCCGAGCTTGGCGCGCAGCTGCTCTTTATCTTTAGGCACGCCAATCGTGTCGAGCAATGGATGACCGACGAAAGTCACCTTCACGCCATGGCGCTCGTAGAACGGCACTTCAAATGGAAAAATCACCGCCATGCGATCGACCCAACGGGCGATCTGGCGCACCCGGCCGCGGCGCCAGGCCCAGATCTGCGGGCTGACATAATATAGGACCGGCACGCGCAGCTCTTTAGCCAATTTGGCCAGCCGCAGATTGATCTCCGGAAAATCGATCAAGACCAATAGATTCGGCCGGCGCTCGCGCAGCGAACGGCGCAGGAGCTGATAGGCGCCCCACAGGCGCCTGAGATTGCCGAACAACTCAGTAAGTCCCATGCCGGCGATCTCGGAAACATCGAACAAGCTTTCAAACCGCGTGCGCCGCAGTTGCTCTCCCGCTACACCAAAAATTCTCAGCGAGGGGTCGCGCCGCAGCAACGCTTGCACGAGATGGGCGCCGTGAATATCGCCGGAAGCCTCGCCGACCACCAGCATGACTTGTTTACCGCCTGCGCTCATCAGGCAATCGCGCCGGGTTGGAGCTGCGCGCTGATCATCGACGCAATCTCCAGGGCGAGCAGGCCTTCGCTACCGCTGACCAACGGCGTGGCGCGACTCTCGACGCAGTCAAGAAATGAATCGATCTCGTCGGCGAGGGCGTCGCCTTCTTTGATTTCGATGGTTTCGTATTTGATATCGAGCCAGGTGGCGCCCGGCGCAGGTTTGTGAAAGATCTGCGCCCGGCGCTGGTCGTAATCGATGGAGATGTAAGCGTCTGGCTGAAAAAAGCGCACCTTGCGCTCGCGCTTGAGTGAGACGCGGCTCGCGGTCACGTTGGCGATGCAGCCGTTTGCAAAGGTAATGCGCGCGTTGGCGATATCGGGCTTCTCGGTCAAGACCGGCACGCCGACCGATTCGACGCGCTTGACCGGCGAGCGCACCAAGCTCGCAATCACATCGATATCGTGAATCATCAAGTCCAAGACTACGTCGACGTCAGTGCCGCGCTCGATAAACGGCGCCAAGCGGTGGCACTCAACGAACTTGGGGTCGTGAATGACGCCTTCCAAACGCCGAATCGCCGGGTTAAAGCGCTCCAAGTGTCCTACCTGGAGAATGCTATTGTGCTGGCGTGCAACCTCCACCAGTTCCTGGCCCTGGGAGAAATCCATCGCCAGTGGCTTCTCCACCAGCGCATCGATGCCTTGCGCCAGTATCTTCTTGGCAACTTCGTGATGGTAGCGCGTCGGCACCGCGATGCTGGCGCAGCGCACCTTGCCGAACAGCTCCCGGTAGTCGCGCAACGCCGTAGTGCCTAATTGCGCGGCAATTTCACTGGCCCGCGCGCCATCGACGTCGACCACCGCGACCAGCTCCGCCTTGGGCGACGCCGCGTACTTCTCGGCGTGATATTTGCCGAGATAACCGACGCCAATCACCGCCACCGGAATCTTCGCCATAATAAAGCGCTAGCTGCTCACCGCGACAACGACAATGCCGGCGCGCTGCGCTTCCGCCAGCAATGCTTCTTTTTCGAGCAAGATGGTCTTTTCAGCTTCCACGGCCAAGACGCTGGCGCCGGCCTGGGCCATGCTCTTGATCGTCTCCACTCCCACCGCGGGCACATCAAAGCGCAAATCCTGATGCGGCTTACTGACTTTGACGACGACACAGCCACCCTTGGCGAGTGAGCCGCCGCGCAGAATCGCCGCGTCCGTTCCTTCAATCGCCTCGACAGCCACGATAACGCGATCCTTCACCACCACGGTTTGGCCGATCCCAAGACGGCCAATCTCCTTCGCCGCGGCGAAACCGATCTCGATATCGTGCCGTTGCGCCGTAGTCGGCTCGTGACTCGTTAAGGCGCCAACCTTGGGCATAATGTCCGCCAGGCAAAACGTCGATTCGATAACTTGGATGCCATCGCGCTCCAGTTCACCGGCGATGCCGCGCAGCAGAGCGTCATCCTCACGGCTTTTCATGCGCGCCAAAAAACTTACACCGCGCAGGTCCGGACGGAAATTGCCAAACAGCTTGACCTTGCGGATGCCGCCCGCCATGACGGCCTGCCTGACGCCGGCTTGCTGAAACGTGCGGATGATCTTGCCCAGCTGGCCGACGTAGATCCAGGTAATGGCATCGGCGACGGTTGCAATTTCTTCGGCGGTTTCACCACGATGCGCGACAGCCACGACTCGGTAGCCTTGGCGCTTGGCTTCCTGGGCAAAGATCAGCGGGAATTTGCCGTTGCCGGCAATCAGGCCGACACTCTTTGCGTTGGCAGAAACAGCCACGAGTATTGCAGTATCGAATGATGAGCCTAGCGACAGATGCCGCGCTTGGACTGGGCGATGAAATCGATAAAGCGTAAAACTTCCGAGCTCTGCGGCAATTCGCTGCGGACTTTCGCCAAAGCGTCTTTGGTCAAGAGCTTGGATTGAAACATAATGCGATAGGCTTTGCGCACCTGGTCGATTTGCTCCTTGCTAAAACCGCGCCGCCGCATGCCTTCGAGATTTAGCCCATGGAGTTTCGCCCGGTCGCCGGTGGCGTTGCAGAAAGGCGGCACATCCTTGGAGACCATCGAGCCGGCGCCGAGAATGGCGCCGGTGCCGACGTGAACGAACTGATGAATGCCGGCCAAGCCTCCGACGATGCAGGAATCTTCCAACACCACATGGCCGCCCAGGGTTGCGCCGTTGGCGACGATGTTGCGATTGCCGACAATGCAATCGTGGGCGATGTGGCAGTACATCATTAAGAGATTCTGATCGCCCACCCGCGTCACCATGCCGCCGCCGCTGGTGCCAGGGTTGAGCGACACGTACTCGCGAATGATGTTTCCATTGCCGATGATCAGCTCGCTCGGCTCGCCTCTGAACTTCAGGTCCTGCGGCTTTGAGCCGACGCTGGCAAATTGAAAGATCTCGTTGCCCTCGCCCAGCGTGGTGCGGCCTTCGACCACCGCATGCGCGCGAATCTTGCAGCCTTTGCCGACGCGCACACCCGCGCCGATGATCGCATAGGCGCCGACCTCAACCCCTTCCGCCAGCTCGGCCTGTGGATCGACGATCGCGGTTGGGTGTATGAGGCACGCGGTGGCGCTCATGGGTCCAGGTCAACTTCCATCGCAGAGATTTCGGCTTGCGCGGCGATCTTGCCGTCCACCGAAGCAACCCCTTGCATTTTCCAGTAGGAACCGCGCCGCTTCGACGACGTCAGTTCTAAACGCAATTGATCGCCGGGCTCCACCGGCCGCTTGAATTTGACGTTGTCGAGGCCGGTGAGAACGAACACTTTTTTCTCATCGTTGCCGCCACGCGCGACGTGGGCCAAGATCGCGCCCACCTGAGCCAGCGCCTCGCAAATCAACACCCCGGGCATCACCGGATGATGGGGAAAATGGCCTTGAAAAAAACTCTCGTTCATCGAGACATTTTTGATACCAACGATCTTCTCTTCGCCCTGGATCTCGACGATGCGGTCGACCAGGAGAAACGGATAGCGATGGGGTAAATGTTTGACGATCTCGTTTATGTCCATCATCGCCGGCTATTCCTTTGCGCTGCGTTGCGCGAGCTCCGCTACTTTTTTGTCCAGACTGCGCACCAGGCTCCAGAGTTTGGGCAACTGCGGCAACAACGCCATCACCTTAAGCCACTCGCGATGCGGCGCCGCCGGCAAACCGCTGGAAAGCACCACGCCGGCGGGCACCGATTGGGCAACGCCCGATTGCGGTCCAATCGTCGCGCCATCACCGATCTGAATATGATTGACCACGCCGACTTGGCCGGCGAGCGTCACGTCTTTGCCGACTTTGCTACTGCCAGCGATGCCGGCTTGCGCGGCGATCACCGAGTTTTCGCCGATGGTGACGTTGTGCGCAATCTGCACCAGGTTGTCGATCTTGCTGCCGCGGCCGATGACGGTTTTACCCAGCGTCGCCCGATCAATCGTCGTGTTGGCGCCGATTTCAACATCATCGTGAATTTCCACGATGCCGACCTGGGGAATTTTCACTCGGCCGGCGCCGCGCCCGGCGTAGCCAAAGCCATCGCTGCCGACAACCACGCCGGCGTGCAGCACCACTCGATTGCCGACAACGCAGTCATGCCGCACCACTACGTTGGGGTGCAGCACCGAGTCGTCGCCCACTTTGCTCTTCTCTCCTAAGAAAACCCCGGGATAGAGCACAGCGCGGGCGCCGATCTGCGCGCCGGCACTGACGCAGACATGCGGAAAAATCGTTACCTCGGCACCCACCGTGGCATCGGGGCTGATCACCGCCAGCGGGCTTACGGACCGATCGAAACGCTCGGCCGGCGTCAATAGCTGCAGGATCTTGGCGAAGGCAACGTAGGGGTCGGCAACTTCAAGAAAAGCTACATTCGCGCCGCTCGAGGCGGCCAGCGACGCGACGCCG
It includes:
- a CDS encoding Gfo/Idh/MocA family oxidoreductase; the encoded protein is MMAKIPVAVIGVGYLGKYHAEKYAASPKAELVAVVDVDGARASEIAAQLGTTALRDYRELFGKVRCASIAVPTRYHHEVAKKILAQGIDALVEKPLAMDFSQGQELVEVARQHNSILQVGHLERFNPAIRRLEGVIHDPKFVECHRLAPFIERGTDVDVVLDLMIHDIDVIASLVRSPVKRVESVGVPVLTEKPDIANARITFANGCIANVTASRVSLKRERKVRFFQPDAYISIDYDQRRAQIFHKPAPGATWLDIKYETIEIKEGDALADEIDSFLDCVESRATPLVSGSEGLLALEIASMISAQLQPGAIA
- a CDS encoding LpxI family protein — protein: MAVSANAKSVGLIAGNGKFPLIFAQEAKRQGYRVVAVAHRGETAEEIATVADAITWIYVGQLGKIIRTFQQAGVRQAVMAGGIRKVKLFGNFRPDLRGVSFLARMKSREDDALLRGIAGELERDGIQVIESTFCLADIMPKVGALTSHEPTTAQRHDIEIGFAAAKEIGRLGIGQTVVVKDRVIVAVEAIEGTDAAILRGGSLAKGGCVVVKVSKPHQDLRFDVPAVGVETIKSMAQAGASVLAVEAEKTILLEKEALLAEAQRAGIVVVAVSS
- the lpxD gene encoding UDP-3-O-(3-hydroxymyristoyl)glucosamine N-acyltransferase, encoding MGKSLDELARHVGGAVVGDGGVAIAAVAPIEEAGPGSITFLANPRYHTFLSQSRASAVIVGRGVASLAASSGANVAFLEVADPYVAFAKILQLLTPAERFDRSVSPLAVISPDATVGAEVTIFPHVCVSAGAQIGARAVLYPGVFLGEKSKVGDDSVLHPNVVVRHDCVVGNRVVLHAGVVVGSDGFGYAGRGAGRVKIPQVGIVEIHDDVEIGANTTIDRATLGKTVIGRGSKIDNLVQIAHNVTIGENSVIAAQAGIAGSSKVGKDVTLAGQVGVVNHIQIGDGATIGPQSGVAQSVPAGVVLSSGLPAAPHREWLKVMALLPQLPKLWSLVRSLDKKVAELAQRSAKE
- the lpxA gene encoding acyl-ACP--UDP-N-acetylglucosamine O-acyltransferase, encoding MSATACLIHPTAIVDPQAELAEGVEVGAYAIIGAGVRVGKGCKIRAHAVVEGRTTLGEGNEIFQFASVGSKPQDLKFRGEPSELIIGNGNIIREYVSLNPGTSGGGMVTRVGDQNLLMMYCHIAHDCIVGNRNIVANGATLGGHVVLEDSCIVGGLAGIHQFVHVGTGAILGAGSMVSKDVPPFCNATGDRAKLHGLNLEGMRRRGFSKEQIDQVRKAYRIMFQSKLLTKDALAKVRSELPQSSEVLRFIDFIAQSKRGICR
- the fabZ gene encoding 3-hydroxyacyl-ACP dehydratase FabZ; the encoded protein is MMDINEIVKHLPHRYPFLLVDRIVEIQGEEKIVGIKNVSMNESFFQGHFPHHPVMPGVLICEALAQVGAILAHVARGGNDEKKVFVLTGLDNVKFKRPVEPGDQLRLELTSSKRRGSYWKMQGVASVDGKIAAQAEISAMEVDLDP